In Mobula hypostoma chromosome 11, sMobHyp1.1, whole genome shotgun sequence, the following are encoded in one genomic region:
- the LOC134353523 gene encoding toll-like receptor 13 translates to MAPFSGAELLGSFLALLAWREMPAVSCLAFRNCVSLYLRTNSLNCVNRGIQKLAHAVSDIPSNTTVLNISGNMISDLPKRGLENLVFLEYLRLDRNNLSRIAPQAFWKLHSLRELNLSHNFLESLQQDAFISLSNLTSLSLQHNKLGHLSGAAVFPLKRLQILDISFNDFRNASSVIAALRRVHALRTLYLQSCRIRYLEISTSFPPQLSSLLLADNPLSRFWAPADFFAGINYLNMSNCSLSRAENLTSINLSGVHSLSIGANPLEPAEVIETVRNINAPLRNITLSYLKLKNTDTLRVLCGIFQKRGIRSVNLEGNRFREVKGAFSRCNSILFLDMSHNRIKTPHMFTCGGAPNDLQTLILDHNLIRDVSLCAVGPDGRQCSSTTPCLGKLRYLSLRYNRISAIGSHAFRQVPDLETLTLALNEINFINTSAFAGLSKLKFLSLTNNAIGEIFPKTYMHLGNLEHLKLRNNRIPIIYNRYYSNLSKLITLDLGGNHIEKIEDGGFEGLRSLLRLYLDGNWLSDLSKDMFKDLRSLQVLDLAQNKLTFAKAPDHSSPFDALRNLRMLKLQRQYTSESMSLPGNLFDGLQRLQILDISNNNFMTLDTLPFHQLGRLQVLRMNDIHLDFGTMHNKTFANLVNLRLLSLERAGLESIRQALFENLASLTTLLLGSNGIRVVGKNDILQLGNLSYLDLQKNRLGCVCENLWFLWWAVKSKVEVPLFYNYSCEGQGGKKPLAQFDRLICNDGFEAFCLSALTIFAFVVTTLLYHKGKWNFYYSYYLLRAWIREKQLRRSHTRGHQYDAFVSYNSNDEDWVFDQLMPHLETEGPPFHRLCFHHRDFAVGKPIVENIVDAIYNSKKTLCVISKSYLQSEWCSMEMQVALYRLFDEYSDVLILVFLDEIPGHVWSPYHHLRKLLWKKTYISWPTDDAGQRLFWAKLRDALKADCSTSRKPAYSLIQHKSLLY, encoded by the coding sequence ATGGCGCCTTTCTCCGGAGCAGAGCTGCTCGGGAGCTTTCTGGCTCTTTTAGCTTGGAGGGAAATGCCAGCGGTGAGTTGTCTGGCTTTCAGAAACTGTGTAAGTTTATATCTTCGGACGAACTCTCTAAACTGCGTAAACCGGGGTATCCAAAAGCTGGCCCACGCTGTTTCGGACATCCCCTCCAACACCACGGTTCTGAACATTTCCGGCAACATGATCAGCGATTTGCCTaagagaggactggaaaatttggTGTTTTTGGAGTATCTAAGGCTTGACCGCAACAACCTGAGCAGAATCGCACCGCAAGCCTTTTGGAAACTCCATTCCCTGCGGGAACTCAATCTGTCCCACAACTTTCTGGAGTCTCTGCAGCAAGACGCCTTCATATCCCTGTCCAATCTCACCAGCCTCAGCCTACAGCACAACAAGTTGGGGCATCTCTCCGGAGCCGCCGTCTTCCCCCTGAAAAGACTCCAAATTCTGGATATCTCCTTCAATGATTTCAGGAACGCCTCGTCTGTAATTGCAGCTCTGAGACGAGTTCATGCTTTGAGAACATTGTATCTTCAGAGCTGCAGAATAAGATATTTGGAAATTTCGACCAGTTTCCCCCCGCAGCTGAGCAGTTTACTTCTCGCCGACAACCCCCTCTCCAGATTCTGGGCTCCCGCCGATTTTTTTGCCGGCATTAACTACCTGAACATGTCCAACTGCAGCTTGTCGCGAGCCGAGAACCTCACCTCCATCAATTTATCCGGTGTGCACTCCCTGAGCATCGGGGCCAACCCGCTGGAACCGGCCGAGGTGATCGAAACTGTGCGGAACATAAATGCGCCCCTGAGAAACATCACCCTCAGCTACTTGAAGCTGAAAAACACCGACACGCTGAGAGTTCTGTGCGGGATCTTTCAGAAGCGGGGGATTCGGTCAGTCAACCTGGAGGGCAATCGTTTCCGGGAAGTGAAGGGGGCCTTCAGCCGGTGCAATTCAATTTTATTTCTGGACATGTCCCACAACAGGATTAAAACGCCGCACATGTTTACCTGTGGAGGCGCTCCCAACGATCTACAAACTTTAATACTGGATCATAATTTAATTCGAGATGTCTCTCTGTGCGCCGTGGGCCCCGACGGAAGGCAATGTAGCTCGACCACCCCTTGCCTGGGGAAACTGCGTTACCTCTCGTTAAGGTACAACCGCATCTCGGCCATTGGGTCTCATGCATTCCGACAGGTTCCCGACCTGGAGACTCTCACTTTGGCGTTGAACGAAATTAATTTCATCAACACCTCTGCCTTTGCTGGTCTAAGTAAACTGAAGTTTCTATCCCTCACTAACAACGCAATCGGAGAAATCTTTCCCAAGACCTACATGCATCTTGGGAACCTGGAACACTTAAAGCTACGAAATAACAGGATTCCCATTATCTACAATCGATATTACTCCAACCTTTCCAAGCTAATCACGCTGGATTTGGGCGGAAATCACATTGAGAAGATTGAAGACGGAGGTTTTGAAGGACTCCGATCTTTGTTAAGGCTCTACTTGGATGGGAACTGGTTGTCGGATCTTTCGAAGGATATGTTTAAAGATTTGCGGTCGTTGCAAGTGTTAGATTTGGCCCAAAACAAGTTGACCTTCGCGAAAGCGCCCGACCACTCGTCCCCGTTCGATGCGCTGCGCAATCTCCGCATGCTGAAGTTGCAAAGACAGTATACTTCCGAGAGCATGTCGCTACCTGGAAACCTGTTTGATGGCCTCCAGAGGCTCCAGATTCTGGACATCTCCAACAACAACTTCATGACTCTGGACACACTGCCCTTTCATCAGCTCGGCCGACTGCAAGTCTTGCGGATGAACGACATTCACTTGGACTTCGGAACCATGCACAACAAGACTTTCGCCAACCTGGTCAACCTCCGGCTGCTGAGCCTGGAGAGAGCCGGCCTGGAGTCCATCCGACAGGCCCTCTTCGAAAACCTGGCCAGCCTCACCACCCTGCTGCTCGGGAGCAATGGTATCCGCGTCGTCGGAAAGAACGATATCCTTCAACTGGGCAACCTCAGCTACCTGGACCTCCAGAAGAACCGGTTAGGCTGCGTGTGCGAGAACCTGTGGTTTCTGTGGTGGGCGGTGAAAAGTAAGGTAGAGGTGCCTCTGTTCTACAACTACTCGTGTGAGGGCCAAGGAGGGAAAAAACCCTTGGCACAGTTCGACAGATTGATTTGCAACGACGGTTTTGAGGCGTTTTGCCTCAGTGCGCTGACGATCTTCGCCTTTGTGGTGACGACTCTGTTGTACCACAAAGGGAAGTGGAACTTTTATTACAGTTACTACCTGCTCCGTGCGTGGATTCGCGAGAAACAGTTGCGGAGGTCGCATACTCGGGGCCACCAGTACGACGCCTTCGTGTCCTACAACTCCAACGACGAGGACTGGGTGTTTGACCAGCTGATGCCGCACTTGGAGACTGAGGGTCCTCCGTTTCACCGACTTTGCTTCCACCACAGGGACTTTGCGGTCGGCAAACCCATCGTGGAGAACATCGTCGACGCCATATACAACAGCAAGAAGACGCTTTGCGTCATCTCCAAGAGTTACCTGCAAAGCGAGTGGTGCTCGATGGAGATGCAGGTAGCCCTGTACAGGCTCTTCGATGAATACAGCGATGTCCTTATCCTGGTCTTTCTCGATGAGATCCCTGGCCACGTGTGGTCTCCTTACCACCACCTGCGGAAGCTGCTGTGGAAGAAGACTTACATCAGTTGGCCCACTGATGACGCAGGCCAGAGGCTGTTTTGGGCCAAGTTGCGGGACGCTCTCAAAGCAGACTGCTCAACTTCTAGGAAACCGGCGTATTCGCTCATCCAGCACAAGAGCTTACTGTACTAA